From a region of the Methanobrevibacter thaueri genome:
- the cfbC gene encoding Ni-sirohydrochlorin a,c-diamide reductive cyclase ATP-dependent reductase subunit, whose translation MIKKIAIYGKGGIGKSTTVANLSAVWGSDDLNCLVIGCDPKADTTRTLYGKRIPTVVNTLRDNRNPEKEDLVFQGFKNIQCVESGGPEPGVGCAGRGVIVAMKYLEQLGIFDDDLDVVVYDVLGDVVCGGFSVPLREKYADEVLIVTSGEYMALYAANNIVRGVKKLKGNLSGIVCNCRNVDNEEQIVNDFAEKIGTHVIGTIHRSNLIQDAELDAKTVVEKYPESAEAQEYRDLASSIMHNENVSTPEPMEDEEFEEFFHS comes from the coding sequence ATGATTAAGAAAATAGCTATTTATGGAAAGGGTGGAATTGGAAAGAGTACCACTGTGGCAAACCTGTCCGCCGTATGGGGCAGTGACGATTTGAACTGTCTTGTGATTGGATGCGATCCTAAGGCAGACACCACACGCACATTATATGGTAAGAGGATTCCAACTGTTGTAAATACATTAAGGGACAATAGAAACCCTGAAAAGGAAGATTTGGTATTCCAAGGTTTCAAGAACATTCAATGCGTAGAGAGCGGAGGACCTGAGCCGGGTGTTGGATGTGCCGGCCGTGGTGTCATTGTCGCCATGAAATACCTTGAACAGCTTGGCATTTTCGATGATGATTTGGATGTTGTAGTATATGACGTGCTGGGTGATGTTGTATGCGGCGGTTTTTCAGTGCCTTTGCGTGAAAAATATGCTGATGAGGTATTGATTGTCACTTCTGGTGAATATATGGCTTTATATGCTGCAAACAATATTGTTCGTGGTGTTAAGAAGCTTAAGGGTAACTTGAGCGGTATTGTCTGCAACTGCAGGAATGTGGATAATGAGGAGCAAATAGTCAACGACTTTGCCGAAAAGATAGGAACACATGTTATTGGCACCATTCATAGAAGTAATTTGATTCAAGATGCTGAATTAGATGCAAAGACTGTTGTAGAAAAATACCCTGAAAGTGCAGAAGCGCAAGAATACCGAGACCTTGCTTCAAGCATTATGCATAATGAAAACGTATCAACTCCGGAACCTATGGAGGATGAGGAATTCGAGGAATTCTTCCATTCTTAA
- a CDS encoding peptidase U32 family protein produces MVELLAPAGNFISLRAVLENGADAVYFGLEDYNMRANAKNFSLDDLGEVARIAKEYGAKTYLGTNIILNEKLACELESNLEMIASSEIDGLILSDIGLIEDTVSHGLEAHISVQENVTNSYTLKTLKKLGAKRAILSRELSLSEITEITSKSPIETEIFVHGAICMAISGRCFLSYGLYGRSANCGDCLQPCRKNWTLTYEEGEDNVVNFSDVEDERFIVTGSDDASYRTNFFSPKDMCMIEHIPELMKSGVASFKIEGRARSADYGAMVTGIYREAIDSYSENPDEYNVKPEWMEELTSVFNRGFDTNFYFNTPFERSEDNQSKYIKRDIGQVVNYYNKVKAAELRIWDDLRIGDKIIIQGQTTGSITHTIDSMQIEGKSVDYVEKGSNVAIAMPTKVRENDFVYKLVERNIDD; encoded by the coding sequence ATGGTTGAACTGTTAGCTCCAGCCGGAAATTTCATTTCACTTCGTGCCGTTTTGGAGAACGGTGCGGATGCTGTTTACTTTGGCCTTGAAGACTATAACATGAGGGCCAATGCCAAAAACTTTTCCTTGGATGATTTAGGTGAAGTGGCAAGAATAGCCAAGGAGTATGGAGCTAAAACCTATCTGGGCACTAACATTATCCTGAATGAAAAGCTTGCATGTGAACTGGAGTCAAATCTGGAGATGATTGCCTCATCTGAAATCGACGGACTTATTTTATCAGACATCGGACTGATTGAGGATACCGTTTCCCACGGTCTTGAGGCCCATATCAGCGTTCAGGAAAATGTAACTAATTCTTACACCCTTAAGACCCTTAAGAAGTTAGGGGCGAAAAGGGCAATACTATCAAGGGAACTGTCCCTGTCAGAAATCACTGAAATCACCAGCAAATCCCCAATCGAAACTGAGATATTTGTGCATGGAGCGATTTGCATGGCCATTTCAGGGCGTTGCTTTTTAAGCTATGGATTGTACGGCAGAAGCGCCAATTGCGGTGATTGCCTGCAGCCATGCCGCAAGAACTGGACATTGACATATGAAGAGGGAGAGGACAACGTAGTTAACTTTTCGGATGTTGAGGATGAAAGATTCATAGTCACCGGAAGCGATGACGCAAGCTACAGAACCAACTTCTTCTCACCAAAGGACATGTGCATGATTGAACACATTCCCGAGCTCATGAAAAGTGGAGTTGCCTCATTCAAGATTGAGGGAAGGGCCAGAAGTGCCGATTATGGTGCCATGGTTACAGGAATCTATCGTGAGGCCATTGACAGCTATAGCGAGAATCCCGATGAGTATAATGTAAAGCCGGAATGGATGGAAGAGCTGACAAGCGTCTTCAACCGTGGATTTGACACAAACTTTTATTTCAACACTCCATTTGAGAGGAGTGAGGACAACCAGTCAAAATACATCAAAAGGGACATAGGCCAGGTCGTAAACTATTACAATAAGGTCAAGGCTGCTGAACTTAGGATTTGGGATGATTTGAGGATTGGCGATAAGATTATAATACAGGGCCAAACCACAGGCTCAATCACCCATACAATCGATTCCATGCAGATTGAAGGAAAATCGGTTGATTATGTTGAAAAGGGCTCAAACGTTGCAATAGCAATGCCTACAAAGGTCCGTGAAAATGATTTTGTCTATAAACTAGTTGAGAGGAATATTGATGATTAA